From the Pseudomonadota bacterium genome, the window ACTAGCGTCAGCGCGCGCGGTTCGCCGGTCGAAGCAGCCGCCACGCTGTCAGCGTGACGCACGCGGCATGTCCACCGTGTCGGTGACCGCAGCCGGCCCCGTGTCAATCAGCTTTGCCTAACCTGAGCTTACTGAGAGCAAAGCAACAACCTCTTCACAGATCATCAGATCGGCGTACTTCTGTTCCATGTCAAAGAGGTTGGCATCGTGCGGCGCCATGGCGCGATCGCCGACGCAGTCGGTCACAACGATCGTCTTGAAGTTGAAGCTCATGGCATCGACCACGCTGGCGCGGACACAGCCCGACGTCGTACAGCCCGTGACAATCACCGTATCGACACCGTGACCGACCAGCCAAGCCGCCAGGTTGGTTCCGAAAAAGGCGGACGGCTGTATTTTGCGAACGATGTAGTCGCCCGCCTGGGGCGCCAGCGACTCGACGATCTGGCTGCCAGGCGCGTCTTCCGTCAGCTTGGCAAGGTTGGGTGATTTCAAACAGAACACGCTCAAATCGGCGCCATCGTCCGCATACACAACGCGTGTATAGGCAATAGGCAGTTTTGCACGACGTGCGGCGGACAACAGCTTGGCCGTGTTCTCGATCGCCTCGCCGATGTTGCCGCCCCCGAGCTGATCGGGATCGGCAAAGCCGTTGACGAAATCGACGACAATCACGGCCGGGCTTTTGCCGAAGCCACTTTTGCCGCCGTAGCCTTGGCGCTTGTAGATCTCTACGTCTGAGGAAGGATCGACCATCAAATGCTCACCGTATCCTGATGCGCACGACCACGGCCCACAGTTATCCAGCACTCCGGCGAGCAAATCAAGGCGGCGACGCCGGCGCCTGTTATCGCCGGCCCACACAGCAGACGTTTGCCTGGTGCCGGTTGCGCCCGCTTAACCTGACTAGCAGGCATCCGGCATGAGGCCACCAGACGCCGGCGCCCGAGAACCCGTTCCAGGTAGGTTAGGCTGCCGCAGGCTTGGGCAGCGGCAGCATGAGCTGCTCGGCGACCAGGTCGATGGCCTTTTCGTCCTCGCCTTCTGACGCAAGTCTCATGGCCTCGATGATCAGGTCCTCGTGTTCGATCATGTAATTGAGCACCGGCTTGAACACGTCCGGCGCCGTCTTGACGATCTCGCGATAGCGATCCTGGAACTCCACGCTGGCCGCCACCATGTAGGCCGTCGCGTCGGTCCAGCTCATGTGCTCGACCTGGCGAATGGAGTCCCGGGCATCGTCGCGGCTCGCGTCGCTTTCGACAATATCGCCGCCGTGCTCGAAGACGATCTGGCGCAGCCGCGCCTTGTTCTCGGTTTCGAGTTGAAGCAGCGAGCCGATCAAGTGCTGCTGAAGCGGGCTGTCGAACAGGGGCAGAAGGGCGCGAGAGATAATCGCGTCACTGAGGTGACGGAGCCACCGTCAGCGTCGCGCCTCAATGGCCCCACCTTTGTAGCTTGGTCCCGCATGCCTGCGCCGGAACGTCGGCGCAGGTGGTGCCCGATAAGTGTTCGTCAGCCGAACTTTAGAGTTTCGGAATTCGAAGCTCCGATAGTTCGATGGTGCGGAGGCCGATCCCGGCAAACTACCGTGGACCACCTCCAAGGCTCATGGCGAGGTGGTCAATAAACACGCGGACCTTGGCTGACAGATGATGCTTGTGTGGGTAGACGGCATAGATGCCATCGTCTTTCAGGTCGTACGGCTTCAACAGCCGTTGCACGTTCCCTGAAGCAAGGTCTTTGTCGACGATGAAATCGGGCAGCAGCGCAATCCCCAGACCATCACGCATCATGCGCGCAGCCGCCTCGGCGCTATTGACCTGAAGCCGCGCCGAAACCGAGACCGCAGAAGTCCGCTCACCACGGGATAGCTGCCACAGGCTTTCGTCCCTTTGACCCGAGACCGTGATGCAACGATGCTCAGCGAGATCCTCTGGTGTTGCCGGTTCGCCATTGCGTTGAAGGTAGTCTTGCGCCGCGCAGATGTAGACATTTGACGATGTAAGCTTCCGGCTGATCAAGCTTGAGTCGGACAACTCCCC encodes:
- a CDS encoding isochorismatase family protein; the protein is MVDPSSDVEIYKRQGYGGKSGFGKSPAVIVVDFVNGFADPDQLGGGNIGEAIENTAKLLSAARRAKLPIAYTRVVYADDGADLSVFCLKSPNLAKLTEDAPGSQIVESLAPQAGDYIVRKIQPSAFFGTNLAAWLVGHGVDTVIVTGCTTSGCVRASVVDAMSFNFKTIVVTDCVGDRAMAPHDANLFDMEQKYADLMICEEVVALLSVSSG
- a CDS encoding LysR family transcriptional regulator codes for the protein MDLYIAMGVFNQVARLKSFSAAAADLGMSKTAVSRHVSDLESSLGVRLINRTTRRMSLTEAGKAYAGRSSAILAEIEELQSATQDLHRNPRGLLRVTAGIAFGHHCLVPTVAPFLVDNPDVSLQLELTNRLVDIVEEGYDLAIRMGELSDSSLISRKLTSSNVYICAAQDYLQRNGEPATPEDLAEHRCITVSGQRDESLWQLSRGERTSAVSVSARLQVNSAEAAARMMRDGLGIALLPDFIVDKDLASGNVQRLLKPYDLKDDGIYAVYPHKHHLSAKVRVFIDHLAMSLGGGPR